In Marmota flaviventris isolate mMarFla1 chromosome 17, mMarFla1.hap1, whole genome shotgun sequence, a single genomic region encodes these proteins:
- the C17H17orf113 gene encoding LOW QUALITY PROTEIN: uncharacterized protein C17orf113 homolog (The sequence of the model RefSeq protein was modified relative to this genomic sequence to represent the inferred CDS: inserted 2 bases in 1 codon) — protein sequence MVPPGKKPAGEASNSNKKCKRYFNEHWKEEFPWLDFDYERKLMFCLECRQALVRNKHGKAENAFTVGTDNFQRHALLRHVTSGAHRQALTVNQGQPTFEGPAEGGGAYSSLAATPTSRDVKVEVDSAKVAVLTTVYCMAKEDVPEDRCSALLELQRFNLCQALLGTEHGNYYSPRRVRDMQVAIASVLHTEACQRLKASPFVGLVLDETRDWPESHSLALFATSVSPCDGQPSTTFLGSVELQEGRATASQLLDILQAFGVSAPKLAWLSSTVPSDRLGSVSLQLQATCPLLTELHCLPGRTDPEPPAYLSEYESILDALFRLHGGPSSHMVPELRAALDLAAIDLAGPRPVPWASLLPVVEAVAEAWPCLVSTLEAAAPASPTAAALALALRQFTFVAFTHLLLDALPSVQKLTLILQPEEPDLALLQPMVMAAAASLQAQRCSGGARLQGFLRELALSDPDRGGGRCAYRSLELVGYSEAAIRDLERLRGAFLDSMQRGLRDSYPGPSLDAVAAFAAIFDPRRYPQAPEELGAHGEGALRVLLRGFAPAVVRQRALGDFALFKRVVFSLGRLSPRALCTKLACENSELHELFPDFAALAALALSLPAGAGLLDKVGRSRELRWWGQSATGEGRGGHVVKIAVDGPPLHEFDFALAAEFLEXGWGEGLLGSQLT from the exons ATGGTGCCCCCGGGGAAGAAGCCAGCAGGAGAGGCCTCCAACTCCAACAAGAAGTGCAAGCGTTACTTCAATGAGCACTGGAAGGAGGAGTTTCCCTGGCTGGACTTTGACTATGAGCGGAAGCTGATGTTTTGCCTCGAGTGTCGCCAGGCCCTGGTACGAAACAAGCACGGCAAAGCGGAGAACGCCTTCACCGTGGGCACTGACAACTTCCAGCGTCACGCCCTGCTGCGCCATGTCACCTCGGGGGCCCACCGCCAGGCTCTGACAGTCAACCAGGGCCAGCCCACTTTCGAGGGCCCTGCTGAGGGAGGTGGGGCCTACAGCAGCCTGGCTGCCACCCCCACCTCCAGGGATGTCAAAGTAGAGGTGGACTCTGCCAAAGTGGCGGTGCTGACCACTGTGTACTGCATGGCCAAGGAGGATGTGCCCGAAGACCGCTGTTCTGCCCTGCTCGAGCTGCAGAGATTCAACCTGTGCCAAGCGCTGCTAGGCACAGAGCATGGCAATTACTACAGCCCCAGGAGAGTGAGGGACATGCAG GTGGCCATTGCCAGTGTCTTGCACACAGAGGCCTGCCAGCGCCTGAAGGCATCCCCATTTGTGGGGCTGGTGTTAGACGAGACCAGGGACTGGCCTGAATCCCACAGTCTAGCCCTGTTTGCCACTTCGGTATCCCCATGTGATGGCCAGCCTTCTACCACCTTCCTGGGTAGTGTGGAACTACAGGAGGGCAGGGCCACTGCTAGTCAGCTCTTGGACATCCTGCAGGCCTTCGGAGTATCTGCACCCAAGCTAGCCTGGCTCAGCTCAACCGTCCCCAGTGACCGCCTAGGGAGTGTCAGCCTGCAGCTCCAGGCTACCTGCCCACTGCTCACCGAACTGCACTGCCTCCCTGGCAGGACAGATCCTGAACCCCCTGCCTACCTGAGTGAATATGAGAGCATACTGGATGCCCTATTCCGCCTGCACGGTGGCCCCAGTTCTCACATGGTCCCTGAGCTCCGGGCAGCCCTGGACCTTGCAGCAATTGACTTGGCAGGACCAAGGCCAGTGCCCTGGGCCTCCCTTTTGCCTGTTGTGGAAGCAGTGGCAGAGGCCTGGCCTTGCCTGGTGTCCACCCTGGAAGCCGCAGCCCCAGCCTCACCGACAGCTGCAGCCCTGGCTCTGGCCCTGCGCCAGTTCACCTTCGTAGCCTTCACCCACCTGCTGCTGGACGCTCTGCCCTCGGTGCAGAAGCTTACCCTCATCCTGCAGCCGGAAGAGCCCGACCTGGCCTTGTTGCAGCCCATGGTGATGGCGGCAGCAGCTTCCCTCCAAGCCCAGCGCTGCTCAGGGGGAGCCCGCCTCCAGGGTTTCCTGCGAGAACTGGCACTCTCAGACCCCGACCGGGGCGGTGGGCGCTGCGCCTACCGCAGCCTGGAGCTGGTCGGCTACTCAGAGGCCGCGATCAGGGACTTGGAGCGGCTGCGGGGAGCCTTTCTGGACTCCATGCAGAGGGGGCTGCGGGACTCCTATCCCGGGCCCTCGCTGGACGCCGTGGCTGCCTTTGCGGCGATCTTTGACCCCCGCCGCTATCCGCAGGCCCCGGAAGAGTTGGGTGCGCACGGCGAGGGGGCGCTGCGGGTGCTGCTGCGCGGCTTCGCGCCCGCGGTGGTGCGCCAGCGCGCGCTGGGCGACTTCGCTCTCTTCAAGCGCGTGGTGTTCAGCCTGGGGCGGCTCAGCCCGCGGGCGCTGTGCACCAAGCTGGCTTGCGAGAACTCGGAGCTGCACGAGCTCTTTCCCGACTTCGCTGCCCTGGCCGCTTTGGCTTTATCTCTGCCCGCGGGCGCCGGCCTCCTGGACAAGGTCGGCCGCAGTCGCGAGCTGCGATGGTGGGGACAGAGCGCGACCGGGGAAGGCCGGGGAGGCCACGTGGTGAAGATCGCCGTGGACGGGCCCCCGCTGCATGAGTTTGACTTTGCGCTGGCGGCGGAGTTCTTAGA TGGATGGGGGGAGGGGCTCCTGGGATCCCAGCTCACCTGA
- the Znf385c gene encoding zinc finger protein 385C isoform X2 gives MDPVQKAVISHTFGVPSPLKKKLFISCNICHLRFNSANQAEAHYKGHKHARKLKAVEAAKSKQRPQSLTQDAGVVSPTPTLASGAPGDLQNKAVPAGPPLQQPLTPDPPSREPAPSDLLDAASSSSSSSCPPCSPEPGREAPGPEPVAAAVGSGVSGEGRSEKGRLYCPTCKVTVNSTSQLQAHNTGAKHRWMVEGQRGTPRKGRGRPVSRGGAGHKAKRVTGGQGGRQGPSPPFHCALCQLQVNSETQLKQHMSSRRHKDRLAGKPPKPSSQHSKLQKHAALAVSILKSKLALQKQLTKTLAARFLPSPLPTAAAAICTLPGPLALRPAPTAAATLFPAPILGPALFRTPAGAIRPATGPIVFAPY, from the exons ATGGACCCAGTCCAGAAAGCTGTCATCAGCCACACATTTGGGGTCCCCTCCCCTCTGAAGAAGAAGCTCTTCATTTCCTGTAACATCTGTCACCTGAGGTTCAACTCAGCG AACCAGGCTGAAGCACATTATAAAGGCCACAAGCATGCCAGAAAACTCAAGGCTGTTGAAGCTGCTAAGAGCAAGCAGAGGCCACAAAGCCTGACACAGGATGCCGGAGTGGTGTCCCCAACCCCAACTCTGGCCAGTGGAGCACCTGGAGATCTACAGAACAAAG CAGTTCCTGCAGGCCCTCCACTCCAGCAGCCGTTGACCCCGGACCCCCCATCCAGGGAACCAGCCCCCTCAGACCTTTTGGATGctgcctcctcttcttcttcctcctcctgcccaccctgCTCCCCAGAGCCTGGCAGAGAGGCACCAGGGCCTGAGCCAGTGGCGGCAGCTGTGGGAAGTGGAGTGAGTGGGGAAGGCAGGAGCGAAAAGGGGCGCCTCTACTGTCCCACATGTAAGGTGACAGTGAACTCGACCTCCCAGCTTCAAGCTCACAACACAG GAGCCAAGCACCGGTGGATGGTGGAAGGTCAACGAGGGACTCCCCGAAAGGGCCGGGGCCGCCCAGTATCCCGGGGAGGGGCTGGACACAAGGCCAAGAGAGTGACAGGGGGTCAGGGTGGCCGGCAGGGCCCCAGCCCCCCTTTCCACTGTGCTCTCTGTCAGCTCCAGGTCAATTCAGAGACCCAGCTCAAGCAG CACATGAGCAGCAGGAGGCATAAAGACCGCTTGGCTGGGAAGCCCCCAAAGCCCTCCAGCCAGCACAGCAAGCTGCAGAAGCACGCAGCGCTGGCTGTGAGTATCCTCAAG TCTAAACTGGCCTTGCAGAAGCAACTCACCAAGACGCTGGCAGCCCGCTTCCTGCCCAGCCCACTGCCCACTGCTGCCGCTGCCATCTGTACCCTGCCAGGACCCCTGGCCCTCCGGCCTGCCCCCACAGCAGCCGCTACCCTCTTCCCAGCTCCCATCCTGGGCCCAGCTCTGTTTCGCACTCCAGCAGGAGCCATCCGCCCTGCCACGGGACCCATTGTCTTTGCTCCCTATTAG
- the Znf385c gene encoding zinc finger protein 385C isoform X3: MDPVQKAVISHTFGVPSPLKKKLFISCNICHLRFNSANQAEAHYKGHKHARKLKAVEAAKSKQRPQSLTQDAGVVSPTPTLASGAPGDLQNKVPAGPPLQQPLTPDPPSREPAPSDLLDAASSSSSSSCPPCSPEPGREAPGPEPVAAAVGSGVSGEGRSEKGRLYCPTCKVTVNSTSQLQAHNTGAKHRWMVEGQRGTPRKGRGRPVSRGGAGHKAKRVTGGQGGRQGPSPPFHCALCQLQVNSETQLKQHMSSRRHKDRLAGKPPKPSSQHSKLQKHAALAVSILKSKLALQKQLTKTLAARFLPSPLPTAAAAICTLPGPLALRPAPTAAATLFPAPILGPALFRTPAGAIRPATGPIVFAPY, translated from the exons ATGGACCCAGTCCAGAAAGCTGTCATCAGCCACACATTTGGGGTCCCCTCCCCTCTGAAGAAGAAGCTCTTCATTTCCTGTAACATCTGTCACCTGAGGTTCAACTCAGCG AACCAGGCTGAAGCACATTATAAAGGCCACAAGCATGCCAGAAAACTCAAGGCTGTTGAAGCTGCTAAGAGCAAGCAGAGGCCACAAAGCCTGACACAGGATGCCGGAGTGGTGTCCCCAACCCCAACTCTGGCCAGTGGAGCACCTGGAGATCTACAGAACAAAG TTCCTGCAGGCCCTCCACTCCAGCAGCCGTTGACCCCGGACCCCCCATCCAGGGAACCAGCCCCCTCAGACCTTTTGGATGctgcctcctcttcttcttcctcctcctgcccaccctgCTCCCCAGAGCCTGGCAGAGAGGCACCAGGGCCTGAGCCAGTGGCGGCAGCTGTGGGAAGTGGAGTGAGTGGGGAAGGCAGGAGCGAAAAGGGGCGCCTCTACTGTCCCACATGTAAGGTGACAGTGAACTCGACCTCCCAGCTTCAAGCTCACAACACAG GAGCCAAGCACCGGTGGATGGTGGAAGGTCAACGAGGGACTCCCCGAAAGGGCCGGGGCCGCCCAGTATCCCGGGGAGGGGCTGGACACAAGGCCAAGAGAGTGACAGGGGGTCAGGGTGGCCGGCAGGGCCCCAGCCCCCCTTTCCACTGTGCTCTCTGTCAGCTCCAGGTCAATTCAGAGACCCAGCTCAAGCAG CACATGAGCAGCAGGAGGCATAAAGACCGCTTGGCTGGGAAGCCCCCAAAGCCCTCCAGCCAGCACAGCAAGCTGCAGAAGCACGCAGCGCTGGCTGTGAGTATCCTCAAG TCTAAACTGGCCTTGCAGAAGCAACTCACCAAGACGCTGGCAGCCCGCTTCCTGCCCAGCCCACTGCCCACTGCTGCCGCTGCCATCTGTACCCTGCCAGGACCCCTGGCCCTCCGGCCTGCCCCCACAGCAGCCGCTACCCTCTTCCCAGCTCCCATCCTGGGCCCAGCTCTGTTTCGCACTCCAGCAGGAGCCATCCGCCCTGCCACGGGACCCATTGTCTTTGCTCCCTATTAG
- the Znf385c gene encoding zinc finger protein 385C isoform X1, with the protein MDPVQKAVISHTFGVPSPLKKKLFISCNICHLRFNSANQAEAHYKGHKHARKLKAVEAAKSKQRPQSLTQDAGVVSPTPTLASGAPGDLQNKAVPAGPPLQQPLTPDPPSREPAPSDLLDAASSSSSSSCPPCSPEPGREAPGPEPVAAAVGSGVSGEGRSEKGRLYCPTCKVTVNSTSQLQAHNTGAKHRWMVEGQRGTPRKGRGRPVSRGGAGHKAKRVTGGQGGRQGPSPPFHCALCQLQVNSETQLKQHMSSRRHKDRLAGKPPKPSSQHSKLQKHAALASKLALQKQLTKTLAARFLPSPLPTAAAAICTLPGPLALRPAPTAAATLFPAPILGPALFRTPAGAIRPATGPIVFAPY; encoded by the exons ATGGACCCAGTCCAGAAAGCTGTCATCAGCCACACATTTGGGGTCCCCTCCCCTCTGAAGAAGAAGCTCTTCATTTCCTGTAACATCTGTCACCTGAGGTTCAACTCAGCG AACCAGGCTGAAGCACATTATAAAGGCCACAAGCATGCCAGAAAACTCAAGGCTGTTGAAGCTGCTAAGAGCAAGCAGAGGCCACAAAGCCTGACACAGGATGCCGGAGTGGTGTCCCCAACCCCAACTCTGGCCAGTGGAGCACCTGGAGATCTACAGAACAAAG CAGTTCCTGCAGGCCCTCCACTCCAGCAGCCGTTGACCCCGGACCCCCCATCCAGGGAACCAGCCCCCTCAGACCTTTTGGATGctgcctcctcttcttcttcctcctcctgcccaccctgCTCCCCAGAGCCTGGCAGAGAGGCACCAGGGCCTGAGCCAGTGGCGGCAGCTGTGGGAAGTGGAGTGAGTGGGGAAGGCAGGAGCGAAAAGGGGCGCCTCTACTGTCCCACATGTAAGGTGACAGTGAACTCGACCTCCCAGCTTCAAGCTCACAACACAG GAGCCAAGCACCGGTGGATGGTGGAAGGTCAACGAGGGACTCCCCGAAAGGGCCGGGGCCGCCCAGTATCCCGGGGAGGGGCTGGACACAAGGCCAAGAGAGTGACAGGGGGTCAGGGTGGCCGGCAGGGCCCCAGCCCCCCTTTCCACTGTGCTCTCTGTCAGCTCCAGGTCAATTCAGAGACCCAGCTCAAGCAG CACATGAGCAGCAGGAGGCATAAAGACCGCTTGGCTGGGAAGCCCCCAAAGCCCTCCAGCCAGCACAGCAAGCTGCAGAAGCACGCAGCGCTGGCT TCTAAACTGGCCTTGCAGAAGCAACTCACCAAGACGCTGGCAGCCCGCTTCCTGCCCAGCCCACTGCCCACTGCTGCCGCTGCCATCTGTACCCTGCCAGGACCCCTGGCCCTCCGGCCTGCCCCCACAGCAGCCGCTACCCTCTTCCCAGCTCCCATCCTGGGCCCAGCTCTGTTTCGCACTCCAGCAGGAGCCATCCGCCCTGCCACGGGACCCATTGTCTTTGCTCCCTATTAG
- the Znf385c gene encoding zinc finger protein 385C isoform X4 encodes MDPVQKAVISHTFGVPSPLKKKLFISCNICHLRFNSANQAEAHYKGHKHARKLKAVEAAKSKQRPQSLTQDAGVVSPTPTLASGAPGDLQNKVPAGPPLQQPLTPDPPSREPAPSDLLDAASSSSSSSCPPCSPEPGREAPGPEPVAAAVGSGVSGEGRSEKGRLYCPTCKVTVNSTSQLQAHNTGAKHRWMVEGQRGTPRKGRGRPVSRGGAGHKAKRVTGGQGGRQGPSPPFHCALCQLQVNSETQLKQHMSSRRHKDRLAGKPPKPSSQHSKLQKHAALASKLALQKQLTKTLAARFLPSPLPTAAAAICTLPGPLALRPAPTAAATLFPAPILGPALFRTPAGAIRPATGPIVFAPY; translated from the exons ATGGACCCAGTCCAGAAAGCTGTCATCAGCCACACATTTGGGGTCCCCTCCCCTCTGAAGAAGAAGCTCTTCATTTCCTGTAACATCTGTCACCTGAGGTTCAACTCAGCG AACCAGGCTGAAGCACATTATAAAGGCCACAAGCATGCCAGAAAACTCAAGGCTGTTGAAGCTGCTAAGAGCAAGCAGAGGCCACAAAGCCTGACACAGGATGCCGGAGTGGTGTCCCCAACCCCAACTCTGGCCAGTGGAGCACCTGGAGATCTACAGAACAAAG TTCCTGCAGGCCCTCCACTCCAGCAGCCGTTGACCCCGGACCCCCCATCCAGGGAACCAGCCCCCTCAGACCTTTTGGATGctgcctcctcttcttcttcctcctcctgcccaccctgCTCCCCAGAGCCTGGCAGAGAGGCACCAGGGCCTGAGCCAGTGGCGGCAGCTGTGGGAAGTGGAGTGAGTGGGGAAGGCAGGAGCGAAAAGGGGCGCCTCTACTGTCCCACATGTAAGGTGACAGTGAACTCGACCTCCCAGCTTCAAGCTCACAACACAG GAGCCAAGCACCGGTGGATGGTGGAAGGTCAACGAGGGACTCCCCGAAAGGGCCGGGGCCGCCCAGTATCCCGGGGAGGGGCTGGACACAAGGCCAAGAGAGTGACAGGGGGTCAGGGTGGCCGGCAGGGCCCCAGCCCCCCTTTCCACTGTGCTCTCTGTCAGCTCCAGGTCAATTCAGAGACCCAGCTCAAGCAG CACATGAGCAGCAGGAGGCATAAAGACCGCTTGGCTGGGAAGCCCCCAAAGCCCTCCAGCCAGCACAGCAAGCTGCAGAAGCACGCAGCGCTGGCT TCTAAACTGGCCTTGCAGAAGCAACTCACCAAGACGCTGGCAGCCCGCTTCCTGCCCAGCCCACTGCCCACTGCTGCCGCTGCCATCTGTACCCTGCCAGGACCCCTGGCCCTCCGGCCTGCCCCCACAGCAGCCGCTACCCTCTTCCCAGCTCCCATCCTGGGCCCAGCTCTGTTTCGCACTCCAGCAGGAGCCATCCGCCCTGCCACGGGACCCATTGTCTTTGCTCCCTATTAG
- the Nkiras2 gene encoding NF-kappa-B inhibitor-interacting Ras-like protein 2 isoform X1: MGKSCKVVVCGQASVGKTSILEQLLYGNHVVGSEMIETQEDIYVGSIETDRGVREQVRFYDTRGLRDGAELPRHCFSCTDGYVLVYSTDSRESFQRVELLKKEIDKSKDKKEVTIVVLGNKCDLQEQRRVDPDVAQHWAKSEKVKLWEVSVADRRSLLEPFVYLASKMTQPQSKSAFPLSRKNKGSGSLDG; the protein is encoded by the exons ATGGGGAAGAGCTGCAAGGTGGTCGTGTGTGGTCAGGCATCCGTGGGTAAAACTTCAATCCTAGAACAGCTCCTGTATGGGAACCATGTAGTGG GTTCTGAGATGATTGAAACCCAGGAAGATATCTACGTAGGCTCTATTGAGACAGATCGCGGAGTGCGGGAGCAGGTGCGTTTCTACGACACCCGGGGGCTTCGAGATGGGGCTGAGCTGCCCCGGCACTGCTTCTCCTGCACGGATGGCTACGTCCTGGTCTACAGCACAGATAGCCGAGAGTCCTTTCAGCGTGTGGAGCTACTCAAGAAGGAGATTGACAAATCTAAGGATAAGAAGGAG GTCACCATTGTGGTCCTGGGCAACAAGTGTGACCTACAGGAACAGCGGCGTGTAGACCCAGATGTGGCTCAGCATTGGGCCAAGTCAGAGAAGGTGAAGCTGTGGGAGGTATCAGTGGCTGACCGCCGCTCCCTCCTGGAGCCCTTTGTCTACCTGGCCAGCAAAATGACCCAGCCCCAGAGCAAGTCTGCCTTCCCCCTCAGCCGCAAGAACAAGGGCAGTGGCTCCTTGGATGGCTGA
- the Nkiras2 gene encoding NF-kappa-B inhibitor-interacting Ras-like protein 2 isoform X2: MIETQEDIYVGSIETDRGVREQVRFYDTRGLRDGAELPRHCFSCTDGYVLVYSTDSRESFQRVELLKKEIDKSKDKKEVTIVVLGNKCDLQEQRRVDPDVAQHWAKSEKVKLWEVSVADRRSLLEPFVYLASKMTQPQSKSAFPLSRKNKGSGSLDG; the protein is encoded by the exons ATGATTGAAACCCAGGAAGATATCTACGTAGGCTCTATTGAGACAGATCGCGGAGTGCGGGAGCAGGTGCGTTTCTACGACACCCGGGGGCTTCGAGATGGGGCTGAGCTGCCCCGGCACTGCTTCTCCTGCACGGATGGCTACGTCCTGGTCTACAGCACAGATAGCCGAGAGTCCTTTCAGCGTGTGGAGCTACTCAAGAAGGAGATTGACAAATCTAAGGATAAGAAGGAG GTCACCATTGTGGTCCTGGGCAACAAGTGTGACCTACAGGAACAGCGGCGTGTAGACCCAGATGTGGCTCAGCATTGGGCCAAGTCAGAGAAGGTGAAGCTGTGGGAGGTATCAGTGGCTGACCGCCGCTCCCTCCTGGAGCCCTTTGTCTACCTGGCCAGCAAAATGACCCAGCCCCAGAGCAAGTCTGCCTTCCCCCTCAGCCGCAAGAACAAGGGCAGTGGCTCCTTGGATGGCTGA